One stretch of Bacteroidales bacterium DNA includes these proteins:
- a CDS encoding biopolymer transporter ExbD: MANLKKTPGINGSSMADISFILLIFFLMVTTMGTDFGLIRQLPPMTDQKNEDEINKRNVFVVSVNANDNLLVKDQYTQVTELREMAKDFFNVNNTGDGYPEKIQKEVPLLGTVTVNKTAVVSLQNDRATSYKIYIQVQNELAGAIHELRNEYSLQKFGKEFDECTQEEQDAISKNVYPMAISEAEPKDVGGKKK, translated from the coding sequence ATGGCAAATTTAAAGAAAACGCCTGGGATCAACGGGTCTTCTATGGCTGATATTTCTTTCATCCTGTTGATCTTCTTCCTGATGGTAACCACCATGGGAACGGATTTTGGATTGATCAGACAGTTGCCACCCATGACGGATCAAAAAAATGAAGATGAAATCAATAAACGGAACGTCTTTGTTGTTTCTGTAAACGCCAATGATAATTTGTTGGTAAAGGACCAGTATACTCAGGTTACCGAATTGCGTGAAATGGCAAAGGATTTCTTTAATGTTAACAATACCGGGGATGGTTATCCGGAAAAAATCCAGAAAGAGGTACCGTTATTGGGTACGGTAACTGTAAATAAAACAGCTGTTGTTTCATTACAGAATGACCGGGCTACATCTTATAAGATCTATATCCAGGTACAGAATGAATTGGCCGGTGCCATTCATGAATTGCGTAATGAATATAGTTTACAGAAATTCGGAAAGGAATTTGATGAATGTACTCAGGAAGAGCAGGATGCCATTTCTAAGAATGTGTATCCGATGGCTATTTCCGAGGCTGAACCTAAGGATGTTGGGGGCAAAAAAAAGTGA
- a CDS encoding biopolymer transporter ExbD: MAKFKKDVVTETPEISTTSLPDIIFMLIFFFMVTTSMRESTIMVEQRLPHASEVKKLDNKSLISYVNMGAPLKAYQNLFGTNTRIQLNDKFAGVDDIQDFIASERAQRSENDQKLMTTALRVDEKVKMGLVTDVKQALRRVGALKISYLTVKGNPF, translated from the coding sequence ATGGCAAAATTTAAAAAAGATGTAGTAACCGAAACACCTGAAATCTCAACAACATCATTGCCGGATATTATCTTTATGCTGATCTTTTTCTTCATGGTGACCACTAGTATGCGTGAATCTACCATTATGGTGGAACAACGATTGCCTCATGCATCAGAAGTGAAAAAATTGGATAACAAATCATTGATCAGTTATGTCAATATGGGAGCGCCATTAAAGGCTTATCAGAATTTATTTGGTACCAATACCCGTATACAATTGAATGATAAGTTTGCTGGTGTGGATGACATTCAGGATTTTATTGCAAGTGAACGTGCGCAAAGAAGTGAAAATGACCAAAAACTAATGACCACTGCATTAAGGGTGGATGAAAAAGTAAAAATGGGTTTGGTCACGGATGTCAAACAAGCGCTTAGACGTGTCGGTGCTTTGAAAATCAGTTATCTGACAGTGAAAGGAAATCCGTTTTAA